The following are encoded in a window of Papaver somniferum cultivar HN1 unplaced genomic scaffold, ASM357369v1 unplaced-scaffold_7150, whole genome shotgun sequence genomic DNA:
- the LOC113344081 gene encoding F-box protein At3g07870-like → MEILYRLPADSILQCILVCRTWRTLVRNTFFVNNHYLHQLRILLHEQQLDVDNLLDHQNNISNISLGQIFLIEKRYFRFRYVDENYDYEKNNIFGHDHHLQPFDHFYKKLLATIRDSRVQDRYSDYFLYPIGSCNGLLCFFLMYKSFQTVPFSLLTYPMFVCNPITGEYINLPRCGVKEKDFHIGISCGIGYDYSNNVYKVVVALHNMQELELQPNRLQVYIFGDVNGWRSIKSPYDLSGECIHIAGTFFWLDDERCNIVAFDLTDEVFELLPKPSFYTPNDTYYYKLHILRKGLCVVLAHYPNLEIWLVKKKKKLQLNNNSGTTERTETDCWSWMKEFSMSWEGLGPFIMSSYLQPVTILRNGQVLIWDYKKKALFLCDPRTSTAKEIVHDDDFRKVEYVRSLPHINSFVSLKSLGMKSKWI, encoded by the coding sequence ATGGAAATACTGTATCGATTACCCGCTGATTCGATTTTACAGTGCATCCTGGTATGCAGGACTTGGCGAACTCTGGTACGTAACACTTTCTTTGTCAATAATCACTATCTTCACCAATTACGAATACTACTTCATGAACAACAACTTGATGTTGATAACTTGTTGGATCATCAGAATAACATAAGCAACATTAGTCTAGGTCAGATTTTCTTGATTGAGAAAAGATACTTCAGATTTCGGTACGTCGATGAAAACTATGATTACGAGAAGAATAATATTTTTGGTCATGACCATCATCTTCAGCCGTTTGACCACTTTTACAAGAAACTGCTTGCAACTATTAGGGACTCTAGGGTTCAAGATAGATATAGTGACTATTTTCTCTATCCGATTGGATCGTGCAACGGTTTGTTATGTTTTTTTCTAATGTACAAGTCCTTCCAAACCGTTCCGTTCTCGTTGTTGACATATCCTATGTTTGTCTGTAATCCTATTACTGGAGAATACATCAATCTTCCAAGATGTGGTGTAAAGGAGAAAGACTTTCACATTGGCATTAGCTGCGGAATTGGTTATGATTATTCTAACAATGTGTACAAGGTAGTTGTTGCATTACACAACATGCAGGAACTAGAATTACAGCCTAATCGTCTACAGGTGTACATTTTTGGCGATGTCAATGGTTGGAGGAGTATAAAAAGTCCGTATGATTTATCAGGAGAGTGTATTCACATAGCCGGAACATTTTTTTGGCTCGACGATGAGAGGTGCAATATCGTAGCATTTGATTTGACAGATGAAGTTTTTGAACTGCTCCCGAAACCATCTTTCTACACCCCTAATGACACCTACTATTATAAGTTGCACATATTAAGGAAGGGTTTATGTGTTGTTCTTGCACATTACCCAAACTTGGAGATTTGgttggtaaagaagaagaagaagttgcagcTGAATAACAACAGTGGTACCACAGAGAGAACAGAAACAGATTGCTGGAGTTGGATGAAGGAGTTTTCTATGTCATGGGAAGGACTAGGGCCATTCATCATGTCCTCGTATTTACAACCAGTCACTATTTTAAGAAATGGTCAAGTCCTAATTTGGGATTATAAAAAGAAGGCGCTATTTCTTTGCGATCCGAGAA